In one window of Pyxicephalus adspersus unplaced genomic scaffold, UCB_Pads_2.0 Sca44, whole genome shotgun sequence DNA:
- the LOC140344816 gene encoding E3 ubiquitin-protein ligase TRIM39-like, with translation MATADLKVELECSICLSLYKEPISLKCGHNFCWDCIVTVLDTQEKSGEYSCPDCRENFAERPTLVMNRKLRDIVECFQSSHRDEMETFCTYCDSPVPATKSCLHCEASFCEKHLTNHSKGLHHILTEPIASFKDRKCPTHHETFQFYCTEDNACICMPCLVAGDHKGHQVDLLNQASEKMKEKLKETTNVLDSERQEIKRRIQNLEMYSMQETGKNVAMARKVTDLFREIRKQLDEVEKRILLETCRQKKQLSQSIPNLIQQLEQYNFQLSKKIDELEELCNTQDPLTVLKKASQREDSSTDIGDPISDVRNAGGLSEGIISRMLQKGLSNFTDNLKGLLAKRQFSVLEKSDVLLDINTAHDNLVLTRKRKRVTHTDNSVNRPDGPKRFKCCQILSIHSFTSGINYWEVDVSEAEAWMIGVAGESMERGFSGNESFIGFNDKSWSLIQKNGLYVRHKNVGTTIASASLLKTVGICLDYESGLLSFYQLCNPIRHLHTFTTTFTEPLHAAFYVFPNSSLRLIK, from the coding sequence ATGGCAACTGCTGACCTAAAAGTGGAGCTGGAATGCTCCATCTGCCTGAGCCTTTACAAGGAGCCCATATCTCTGAAATGTGGCCACAACTTCTGCTGGGACTGTATTGTGACTGTGCTGGATACACAGGAGAAGTCTGGGGAATATTCCTGCCCGGATTGCAGAGAAAACTTTGCAGAGCGCCCTACACTAGTGATGAACAGAAAGCTGCGTGATATTGTGGAGTGTTTTCAATCTTCTCATCGGGATGAAATGGAGACATTTTGCACATATTGTGACTCCCCGGTGCCAGCGACCAAATCATGTCTGCATTGTGAGGCCTCGTTTTGTGAAAAACACCTAACAAACCACAGCAAGGGACTTCATCACATATTAACTGAACCTATTGCTTCTTTTAAAGACAGAAAATGTCCCACACATCACGAGACCTTCCAGTTTTACTGTACAGAGGACAATGCCTGCATCTGTATGCCTTGCCTGGTGGCTGGTGACCACAAAGGACACCAAGTGGACCTCCTGAACCAGGCCTctgaaaaaatgaaagagaaactGAAAGAGACTACAAATGTCCTGGATTCTGAGAGGCAGGAGATTAAGAGGAGGATCCAGAATCTGGAAATGTATAGCATGCAAGAGACTGGAAAAAATGTTGCTATGGCCAGGAAAGTCACTGATCTGTTTCGGGAAATTAGGAAACAACTGGATGAAGTGGAGAAAAGAATCCTACTAGAAACCTGCAGGCAGAAGAAACAACTCTCACAGTCCATCCCCAATCTGATCCAGCAGCTTGAACAATATAATTTCCAGCTGTCCAAGAAGATTGATGAGCTGGAGGAACTGTGTAACACCCAGGATCCATTGACTGTCCTGAAAAAGGCATCTCAGAGAGAGGACAGCAGTACTGACATAGGTGACCCCATCAGTGATGTTAGGAATGCTGGAGGACTGTCTGAGGGAATAATATCACGGATGTTACAGAAAGGACTTAGTAACTTTACAGACAACCTAAAGGGCTTGTTAGCAAAGAGACAATTCTCAGTGCTGGAGAAATCTGATGTTTTACTAGATATAAATACTGCTCATGATAACCTTGTACTGACAAGGAAACGAAAGAGAGTCACTCATACCGATAACAGCGTGAACAGGCCAGATGGTCCTAAGAGGTTTAAATGCTGCCAGATATTGAGTATTCACAGCTTCACATCTGGGATAAATTACTGGGAGGTGGATGTAAGTGAAGCTGAGGCATGGATGATAGGGGTTGCTGGTGAAAGCATGGAGAGGGGGTTTTCTGGAAATGAATCTTTTATAGGCTTTAATGACAAATCATGGAGTCTGATCCAAAAAAATGGTCTTTATGTTAGGCACAAAAACGTTGGTACAACAATAGCCTCGGCATCTTTACTAAAAACTGTTGGGATCTGTCTGGATTATGAGTCCGGCCTACTGTCCTTCTACCAATTGTGTAACCCCATAAGACACCTCCATACCTTCACCACCACCTTCACCGAACCCCTCCATGCTGCTTTCTATGTATTTCCCAACAGCTCTCTCAGGCTTATAAAGTAA